In Microbacterium sp. No. 7, the genomic window CATGCTCTGCGCATGCGTCTCCCTCGCCCCTCGTCCCACCCCTCCCTGCGGCCGTTCGCGCTCCCCCGGTCCGTGCTCCTCCTCGCCGCGCTTCTGCTCGCCGCCTCCCCGTCCGGCGCCGACGAGCCCTGGCTGTGGCCGGTCGACGACGCCGAGATCGTCGATGACTGGCGCGCACCGGCGCACCGGTACGGCCCGGGCCACCGCGGCATCGACCTGCGGCCGCCGCCCGGAGCCGTCGTGCGCGCCCCCGCCGCCGGCACGGTCGCGTTCGTCGGCACGGTCGTCGACCGGCCGCTGATCACGATCGACCACGGCGAGGGGGCCGTGACGACGCTCGAGCCGGTCGCCTCGGCGCTGTCGCCCGGAG contains:
- a CDS encoding murein hydrolase activator EnvC family protein; the encoded protein is MRLPRPSSHPSLRPFALPRSVLLLAALLLAASPSGADEPWLWPVDDAEIVDDWRAPAHRYGPGHRGIDLRPPPGAVVRAPAAGTVAFVGTVVDRPLITIDHGEGAVTTLEPVASALSPGDVVARGDPVGEIATGGHTAAGAVHFGVRVHGEYVNPRLFVGGVPRAILLPCC